CCGCCCGAAGCCCGGAAGCGTCACCGCCTGACGGTGGCGACCCCTGGGCTTCTTTGCTTGGCCCCGGAATATCGTGAACGGAGTGGCCCGCCCCCGCCCCGAGCAAGACCGTCAGCGAGGTGATCCTTTGTGCGCCTCCGTCGGAGACTCCCCCTGGTCCGGTCGCTGGTCCTCCTGGTCACGTTGGCTATGGTCCTGGCCCTCTCCGTCCCCTCGCCGGCCCTGGCCCTCAATCCCCAGCCCGAACCACCGATGCCGGTCTATCTGGACGGTGACCCGTTCGACTTCAGCGTCGCCCCTGAGAACACCGGAGAGGATTGGCTGGTCCCCGGCAAGCCGTTTCTCGAAGGGCTCGGCGCGACCGTCGTCTGGGATCCCTACACCCAATCGATGACCGCCAGCAAAGGGACGACCAATCTCAAGTTCCAGGTCGGCGTCAAGGCGGCGCTGAAGAACGGTACGGCGGTGCCGCTCCCCGTCGCCCCGAAGATGTTCAGCTCGACGATGATGATCCCGATGCGCATGGCGGCTCAGGGCCTCGGGGCCAAGGTGACGCTGGACGCGACGAAGGGCGCTCTCTACGTCTCCCTGAAGCCCGCTCTACTGACCCTTTGACGCCCCTGATCGAACCGATCTACCGAACGGTCCCGGTGGTCAAGGCGACCGGGCGGGTTCCGTCGGCCCGGCTGAAACTGATCACCCAGGCCCCCTCGACCGTGCCGGGGGCCAGGCCGCTGGTCTCGGCCGACGCCGAGATGGAGCAGTTCATGGTCGACGGCAACGCCGCCCAGGCAACCTCGCCGCCGGTCGCCATCAAGTCGGTCGTCCTGCCCAAGCTCGACTACTCGCCCTACGTGACCTTCATTCAGGACCAAGACAGCTGGTCCGGGACCCTCCTCCGGGCGGCCACCCAGGCGGTACCATCCTCAAGGAGATGGAGTCGGCCTACTCGCCAGACCTCTCCGAGTGGTTCCTCGAGCACCAGTATGACAACCTCTTCTGGCCCTGGGCCAAGACCCATCCCAACTTCCCGCCGGAGTACATCCCCAAGTTCGAGACCGACATCCTTCAGAACGAGGGCCTTTGCACCGAGGTCTCCCTGCCCTCCAACTACGATAAGGCCGTCAAGACGCTGGTCAAGGACCCGTACGGGAACCCGGTTCACGACTTCAACGGCAACCCCATCTATTACTGGGACACGACCCTGATGCCCCAGCCGACGACGGCCACCATGCAGGAGGCGCTGACCTACCGGGTGACCGCCTTCAGTGACCCGCTCAGCACGGCCTCGCTCGGGGTCGACGGACTCAAGGGTCTCCTCCAGACCTACGGGCCGTTGGTCGCTGGCGGTCCCCTCCCGATCCTCCTCGGGTCCAGCGGCAACCCCTGGGATTCTAACCCCGACAGTCCCTACGGCCTCGGCCACGAAAGCTACTACTCGATGAAGCGGGCCTGCGTCACCGTGGTCGGCTACGATGATCTGGTCAAGAACAA
This DNA window, taken from Bacillota bacterium, encodes the following:
- a CDS encoding copper amine oxidase N-terminal domain-containing protein translates to MRLRRRLPLVRSLVLLVTLAMVLALSVPSPALALNPQPEPPMPVYLDGDPFDFSVAPENTGEDWLVPGKPFLEGLGATVVWDPYTQSMTASKGTTNLKFQVGVKAALKNGTAVPLPVAPKMFSSTMMIPMRMAAQGLGAKVTLDATKGALYVSLKPALLTL